Proteins encoded in a region of the Pseudomonas denitrificans (nom. rej.) genome:
- the rplR gene encoding 50S ribosomal protein L18 produces the protein MSVKKETRLRRARKARLKMRELEAVRLCVYRSSQHIYAQVIAADGGKVLASASTLDKELREAATGNVDAAKKVGQLVAERAKAAGVTQVAFDRSGFKYHGRIKALADAAREGGLEF, from the coding sequence ATGAGCGTCAAGAAAGAAACCCGTCTGCGCCGCGCTCGCAAGGCTCGCCTGAAGATGCGCGAACTGGAAGCCGTACGCCTCTGCGTGTACCGCTCCTCCCAGCACATCTACGCCCAGGTCATTGCAGCCGACGGCGGCAAGGTCCTGGCCAGCGCCTCGACCCTGGACAAAGAACTGCGCGAAGCTGCCACCGGCAACGTCGACGCAGCCAAGAAAGTTGGTCAACTGGTCGCGGAACGCGCCAAGGCTGCCGGCGTCACTCAGGTGGCGTTCGACCGTTCTGGCTTCAAGTACCACGGTCGTATCAAGGCCCTGGCTGATGCCGCTCGTGAAGGCGGTCTGGAGTTCTAA
- the rpsE gene encoding 30S ribosomal protein S5, which produces MANNDQKRDEGYIEKLVQVNRVAKTVKGGRIFAFTALTVVGDGKGRVGFGRGKAREVPAAIQKAMEAARRNMIQVDLNGTTLQYPTKSAHGASKVYMQPASEGTGIIAGGAMRAVLEVAGVQNVLAKCYGSTNPVNVVYATFKGLKNMQSPESVAAKRGKSVEEIL; this is translated from the coding sequence ATGGCAAACAACGATCAAAAGCGCGACGAAGGCTACATCGAGAAGCTGGTTCAAGTGAACCGCGTCGCCAAAACCGTAAAAGGTGGCCGTATCTTCGCCTTCACCGCGCTGACCGTGGTTGGCGATGGCAAGGGCCGTGTTGGCTTCGGTCGTGGCAAGGCGCGTGAAGTGCCTGCCGCCATCCAGAAGGCAATGGAAGCTGCTCGCCGCAACATGATCCAGGTTGATCTGAACGGCACCACCCTGCAGTACCCGACCAAGTCCGCTCATGGCGCCTCCAAGGTGTACATGCAGCCGGCTTCCGAAGGTACCGGCATCATCGCCGGCGGCGCCATGCGCGCTGTCCTGGAAGTTGCTGGTGTGCAGAACGTTCTGGCGAAGTGCTACGGCTCCACCAATCCGGTGAACGTGGTCTACGCAACCTTCAAGGGCCTGAAGAACATGCAGTCCCCTGAGTCGGTAGCGGCCAAGCGTGGCAAGAGCGTCGAGGAGATTCTCTAA
- the rpmD gene encoding 50S ribosomal protein L30, which yields MATVKVTLIKSLNGRLANHKACVKGLGLRRINHTVEVQDTPENRGMINKAYYLLRVEG from the coding sequence ATGGCAACTGTCAAAGTTACCCTGATCAAGAGCCTGAACGGCCGTCTGGCCAATCACAAGGCTTGCGTCAAAGGCCTCGGCCTGCGTCGCATTAATCACACCGTCGAAGTTCAGGACACTCCTGAAAACCGCGGCATGATTAACAAGGCTTACTACCTGCTGCGTGTGGAGGGTTAA
- the rplO gene encoding 50S ribosomal protein L15, whose product MQLNDLRSAPGARREKHRPGRGIGSGLGKTGGRGHKGQTSRSGGSIAPGFEGGQQPLHRRLPKFGFNSLKAMDRAEVRTSELAKVEGDVVTVQSLKDANVINQNVQRVKVMLSGDVTRAVTLKGIGATKGARAAIEAAGGKIED is encoded by the coding sequence ATGCAACTGAACGATCTGCGTTCCGCGCCGGGTGCCCGTCGCGAAAAGCACCGTCCGGGCCGTGGCATCGGTAGCGGTCTGGGCAAGACCGGTGGCCGTGGTCACAAAGGTCAAACCTCCCGCTCCGGTGGCTCCATCGCTCCGGGCTTCGAGGGTGGTCAGCAACCGCTGCACCGTCGTCTGCCGAAGTTCGGCTTCAACTCGCTGAAAGCCATGGATCGCGCAGAAGTGCGCACTTCCGAACTGGCCAAGGTCGAGGGTGATGTCGTAACCGTGCAGTCCCTGAAGGATGCCAACGTGATTAACCAGAACGTACAGCGTGTAAAAGTCATGCTGTCGGGCGACGTTACTCGCGCAGTCACCCTGAAAGGCATCGGCGCCACCAAGGGCGCTCGTGCGGCTATCGAAGCAGCTGGCGGCAAAATCGAGGACTAA
- the secY gene encoding preprotein translocase subunit SecY, protein MAKQGALSALSNGGGLSELWARLRFLFLAIIVYRIGAHIPVPGINPDRLAALFRQNEGTILSLFNMFSGGALERMSIFALGIMPYISASIIMQLMTAISPQLEQLKKEGESGRRKISQYTRYATLVLALVQAIGMSIGLGSQGVAFSNDFGFYFVSVTTFVAGALFMMWLGEQITERGVGNGISMLIFSGIVAGLPRAIGQSFESARQGDINIFALIAIGLLAVAIIAFVVFIERGQRRIAVHYAKRQQGRKVFAAQTSHLPLKVNMAGVIPAIFASSILLFPASLGAWFGQSEGLGWLQDVAQAIAPGQPLNILLFSAGIVFFCFFYTALMFNPKDVAENLKKSGAFIPGIRPGEQSARYIDGVLTRLTMFGALYMTAVCLLPQFLVVAAHVPFYLGGTSLLIVVVVVMDFMAQVQSHLVSHQYESLMKKANLKGYGSGLLR, encoded by the coding sequence ATGGCTAAGCAAGGTGCTCTCTCTGCGCTGAGCAACGGTGGTGGTTTGTCCGAGCTCTGGGCACGTCTGCGTTTCCTGTTCCTGGCGATCATCGTCTATCGGATCGGCGCGCATATCCCAGTCCCGGGCATCAACCCCGATCGCTTGGCGGCACTGTTCCGGCAGAACGAGGGGACCATTCTTAGCCTCTTCAACATGTTTTCCGGCGGCGCGCTGGAGCGCATGAGTATCTTTGCACTGGGGATCATGCCGTACATCTCGGCATCGATCATCATGCAGCTCATGACCGCTATCAGCCCGCAGCTGGAGCAGTTGAAGAAAGAGGGTGAGTCTGGGCGTCGCAAGATCAGCCAGTACACCCGCTACGCAACTCTCGTCCTGGCACTCGTCCAGGCCATTGGCATGTCCATTGGTCTGGGTAGCCAGGGCGTGGCCTTCTCCAACGACTTCGGCTTCTACTTCGTGTCGGTCACCACCTTCGTGGCGGGTGCACTGTTCATGATGTGGCTGGGTGAGCAGATCACCGAACGGGGTGTCGGCAACGGCATCTCCATGCTGATCTTCTCCGGTATCGTCGCAGGCCTGCCCCGAGCAATCGGTCAGTCCTTCGAGTCCGCGCGTCAAGGTGACATCAACATCTTCGCCCTGATCGCCATCGGCCTCCTGGCTGTGGCAATCATCGCGTTCGTGGTGTTCATCGAGCGGGGTCAGCGCCGTATCGCCGTGCATTACGCCAAGCGCCAGCAAGGTCGCAAGGTGTTTGCCGCCCAGACGAGCCATCTGCCGCTGAAAGTGAACATGGCGGGTGTAATCCCCGCGATTTTCGCCAGCAGCATCCTGCTGTTCCCGGCATCCCTGGGTGCCTGGTTCGGTCAGTCGGAAGGCCTGGGTTGGCTGCAGGACGTCGCGCAAGCGATTGCTCCTGGTCAGCCGCTGAACATTCTGCTGTTTAGTGCAGGGATCGTTTTCTTCTGCTTCTTCTACACAGCGCTGATGTTCAACCCGAAGGACGTGGCGGAAAACCTCAAGAAGTCCGGTGCATTTATTCCGGGTATTCGTCCGGGTGAACAGTCGGCTCGCTACATCGATGGCGTGTTGACCCGTTTGACCATGTTCGGTGCCCTGTACATGACGGCTGTGTGCCTGCTGCCCCAGTTCCTGGTCGTAGCTGCCCACGTACCGTTCTACCTTGGCGGGACCTCGTTGCTGATCGTGGTCGTGGTTGTGATGGACTTTATGGCTCAAGTACAATCGCACCTCGTTTCTCACCAGTACGAATCCCTCATGAAGAAAGCCAACCTGAAGGGCTATGGCAGCGGTCTGCTGCGCTAA
- the rpmJ gene encoding 50S ribosomal protein L36, whose product MKVRASVKKLCRNCKIVRREGVVRVICSAEPRHKQRQG is encoded by the coding sequence ATGAAAGTTCGTGCATCGGTTAAGAAGCTGTGCCGTAACTGCAAGATCGTCCGTCGCGAAGGCGTCGTTCGTGTGATCTGCAGCGCGGAGCCGCGTCACAAGCAGCGCCAAGGCTGA
- the rpsM gene encoding 30S ribosomal protein S13: MARIAGVNIPDNKHTVISLTYIYGVGRTTAQSICAATGISPAVKIKELSEEQIDSLRTEVAKLTTEGDLRREINMNIKRLMDLGCYRGLRHRRGLPVRGQRTKTNARTRKGPRKPIRK, translated from the coding sequence ATGGCCCGTATTGCAGGCGTAAACATTCCGGATAACAAGCACACTGTTATCTCGCTGACCTACATCTATGGTGTTGGTCGCACTACCGCACAGAGCATCTGTGCAGCCACCGGCATCAGCCCGGCTGTAAAGATCAAAGAGCTGAGCGAAGAGCAGATTGATTCGCTGCGTACCGAGGTGGCCAAGCTGACCACCGAAGGTGACCTGCGTCGCGAAATCAACATGAACATCAAGCGTCTGATGGACCTCGGTTGCTACCGCGGTCTGCGTCATCGTCGTGGTCTGCCGGTTCGCGGTCAGCGCACCAAGACCAACGCGCGCACCCGTAAGGGCCCGCGTAAGCCGATCCGCAAGTAA
- the rpsK gene encoding 30S ribosomal protein S11, translating to MAKPAARPRKKVKKTVVDGIAHIHASFNNTIVTITDRQGNALSWATSGGSGFRGSRKSTPFAAQVAAERAGQAALEYGLKNLDVNVKGPGPGRESAVRALNACGYKIASITDVTPIPHNGCRPPKKRRV from the coding sequence ATGGCAAAACCTGCTGCTCGTCCTCGCAAGAAAGTCAAAAAGACGGTGGTCGACGGGATCGCGCATATCCACGCGTCCTTCAACAACACCATCGTTACCATCACTGATCGTCAGGGCAACGCTCTGTCCTGGGCTACCTCCGGTGGTTCGGGCTTCCGCGGCTCGCGTAAGAGCACCCCGTTCGCTGCCCAGGTAGCGGCCGAGCGTGCCGGCCAGGCTGCTCTGGAATACGGTCTGAAGAACCTTGACGTAAACGTCAAAGGCCCGGGCCCGGGTCGCGAGTCGGCTGTTCGTGCGCTGAATGCCTGCGGTTACAAGATCGCCAGCATCACCGACGTAACCCCGATCCCGCATAACGGCTGCCGTCCGCCGAAAAAGCGTCGCGTGTAA
- the rpsD gene encoding 30S ribosomal protein S4 has protein sequence MARYIGPKCKLSRREGTDLFLKSGVRALDSKCKAEQVPGQHGQRRGRLSDYGLQLREKQKVRRIYGVLERQFRGYYQEASRRKGSTGENLLQLLECRLDNVVYRMGFGSTRSESRQLVSHKTISVNGQTVNVPSYQVKAGDVVAVREKSKNQLRIAQALDLCAQRGRVEWVDVDTDKKAGTFKSVPARADLSADINENLIVELYSK, from the coding sequence ATGGCTCGTTACATTGGTCCCAAGTGCAAACTGTCCCGCCGCGAAGGCACTGACCTCTTCCTGAAGAGCGGCGTTCGTGCCCTCGACTCGAAGTGCAAGGCAGAACAAGTTCCCGGTCAGCATGGCCAGCGTCGTGGTCGCCTGTCCGACTACGGTCTGCAGCTGCGCGAGAAACAAAAAGTTCGCCGCATCTACGGCGTTCTGGAACGTCAATTCCGTGGCTACTATCAGGAAGCGTCCCGCCGCAAGGGCTCCACGGGTGAAAACCTGCTGCAGCTGCTTGAGTGCCGTCTGGACAACGTCGTCTACCGTATGGGCTTCGGTTCCACTCGTTCCGAATCCCGTCAGCTGGTGTCCCACAAGACCATCAGCGTCAACGGTCAGACCGTAAACGTACCGTCCTACCAGGTCAAAGCTGGTGACGTGGTTGCTGTTCGCGAGAAATCGAAGAACCAGCTGCGTATCGCCCAAGCTCTGGACCTGTGCGCCCAGCGCGGTCGCGTTGAGTGGGTCGACGTGGATACCGACAAGAAAGCTGGCACCTTCAAAAGTGTCCCGGCTCGTGCCGATCTGTCCGCCGACATCAACGAAAACCTGATTGTCGAGCTCTACTCCAAGTAA
- a CDS encoding DNA-directed RNA polymerase subunit alpha, whose protein sequence is MQSSVNEFLTPRHIDVQVVSQTRAKITLEPLERGFGHTLGNALRRILLSSMPGCAVVEAEIDGVLHEYSAIEGVQEDVIEILLNLKGLAIKLHGRDEVTLTLAKKGSGVVTAADIQLDHDVEIVNGDHVIAHLADNGALNMKLKVARGRGYEPADARSSDEDESRSIGRLQLDASFSPVRRVAYVVENARVEQRTNLDKLVLDLETNGTLDPEEAIRRAATILQQQLAAFVDLKGDSEPVVEEQEDEIDPILLRPVDDLELTVRSANCLKAENIYYIGDLIQRTEVELLKTPNLGKKSLTEIKDVLASRGLSLGMRLDNWPPASLKKDDKATA, encoded by the coding sequence ATGCAGAGTTCGGTAAATGAGTTCCTGACCCCCCGCCACATCGATGTGCAGGTGGTCAGCCAAACCCGCGCCAAGATCACTCTCGAGCCTCTCGAGCGTGGTTTCGGCCATACCCTGGGCAACGCGCTGCGTCGCATCCTGTTGTCCTCCATGCCTGGCTGTGCAGTAGTCGAGGCCGAGATCGACGGCGTACTCCACGAGTACTCCGCCATCGAAGGTGTGCAGGAAGATGTCATCGAGATCCTGCTCAACCTGAAAGGCCTGGCCATCAAGCTGCACGGCCGTGACGAAGTGACGCTGACCCTGGCGAAAAAGGGCTCGGGTGTGGTGACCGCTGCCGATATTCAGCTGGATCATGATGTCGAGATCGTCAACGGTGACCATGTTATCGCCCACCTGGCCGATAACGGCGCGCTGAACATGAAGCTGAAAGTCGCTCGTGGCCGTGGCTACGAGCCGGCTGATGCCCGTTCGAGCGATGAAGACGAAAGCCGCAGCATTGGCCGTCTTCAGCTCGACGCCTCGTTCAGCCCCGTACGTCGTGTTGCCTACGTGGTCGAAAACGCCCGTGTCGAACAGCGTACCAACCTGGACAAGCTGGTCCTCGATCTGGAAACCAACGGCACCCTGGACCCTGAAGAGGCTATCCGTCGCGCCGCTACCATCCTGCAACAGCAGTTGGCAGCGTTCGTGGACCTCAAAGGCGACAGCGAGCCTGTTGTTGAAGAGCAGGAAGACGAGATCGATCCGATCCTGCTGCGTCCGGTCGATGACCTTGAGCTGACCGTCCGTTCGGCCAACTGCCTGAAGGCAGAGAACATCTACTACATCGGTGACCTGATTCAGCGCACCGAAGTAGAGCTGCTCAAAACGCCGAACCTGGGTAAGAAGTCCCTGACCGAAATCAAGGACGTTCTGGCCTCTCGCGGTCTGTCCCTCGGTATGCGCCTCGACAACTGGCCGCCGGCAAGTCTCAAGAAAGACGACAAGGCTACTGCCTGA
- the rplQ gene encoding 50S ribosomal protein L17: MRHRKSGRHLSRTSAHRKAMFQNMAVSLFEHELIKTTLPKAKELRRVAEPLITLAKVDSVANRRLAFDRTRSKEAVGKLFNELGKRYANRPGGYLRILKCGFRAGDNAPMAYVELIDRAVGGQAVEAAE, from the coding sequence ATGCGCCATCGTAAAAGTGGTCGTCACCTGAGCCGCACCAGCGCGCACCGCAAGGCTATGTTCCAGAACATGGCTGTGTCGCTCTTCGAACACGAACTGATCAAAACCACCCTGCCCAAGGCCAAGGAACTGCGTCGCGTTGCCGAGCCGCTGATCACCCTGGCTAAAGTGGATAGCGTTGCCAACCGTCGTCTCGCTTTCGACCGTACCCGTTCGAAAGAAGCCGTAGGCAAGCTGTTCAACGAACTGGGCAAGCGCTACGCCAACCGTCCGGGCGGCTACCTGCGCATCCTGAAGTGCGGCTTCCGCGCCGGCGACAATGCCCCCATGGCATACGTCGAACTGATTGACCGCGCTGTTGGCGGCCAAGCAGTAGAAGCTGCAGAGTAA
- the katA gene encoding catalase KatA, which yields MSDNTRLTTAAGAPVADNQNVQTAGPRGPMLLQDVWFLEKLAHFDREVIPERRMHAKGSAAYGTFTVTHDITRYSRAKLFSEVGKQTPLFLRFSTVAGERGAADAERDIRGFAMKFYTEEGNWDLVGNNTPVFYFRDPLKFPDLNHVVKRDPRSNLRNATLKWDFFSQLPESLHQLTIDFSDRGLPRSYRHVHGFGSHTFSFINASNERFWVKFHFKTQQGIENLSNEEAAKLVGADRESSQRDLYDAIERGDFPRWKMYVQVMPEKEAASYRYNPFDLTKVWPHGDYPLIEVGYFELNRNPANYFAEVEQSAFSPANIVPGIGFSPDRMLQGRLFSYGDAHRYRLGVNHHQIPVNAARNNPRIYHRDGAMRVDGNNGDMTVTYEPNSFNQWQEQPDYSEPPLTLEGSADHWNHRVDDDYYSQPAALFRLFDDAQRQRLYENIAGDMAGVPEVIQRRQLALFFNIDPAYGEGVAKALGLKLD from the coding sequence ATGAGTGACAACACCCGCCTGACGACTGCTGCCGGAGCGCCGGTCGCCGATAACCAGAACGTCCAGACCGCCGGCCCGCGGGGCCCGATGCTGCTGCAGGACGTCTGGTTCCTGGAGAAACTGGCGCACTTCGACCGCGAAGTGATCCCTGAGCGCCGCATGCATGCCAAGGGCTCTGCTGCCTACGGCACCTTCACCGTCACCCACGACATTACCCGGTACAGCCGCGCCAAGCTGTTCTCCGAGGTCGGCAAGCAGACTCCGTTGTTCCTGCGCTTCTCCACGGTGGCCGGTGAGCGTGGCGCTGCTGACGCCGAGCGCGATATCCGCGGCTTCGCCATGAAGTTCTACACGGAGGAAGGGAACTGGGACCTGGTGGGCAACAACACCCCGGTCTTCTACTTCCGCGACCCGCTGAAATTCCCCGACCTGAACCACGTGGTGAAACGCGATCCGCGCAGCAACCTGCGCAACGCGACCCTGAAGTGGGACTTCTTCTCGCAGCTGCCCGAATCCCTGCACCAGCTGACCATCGACTTCAGCGATCGCGGGCTGCCGCGCAGCTACCGTCACGTCCACGGCTTCGGCAGCCACACCTTCAGCTTCATCAACGCCAGCAACGAGCGCTTCTGGGTCAAGTTCCACTTCAAGACCCAACAGGGCATCGAGAACCTGAGCAACGAGGAAGCCGCCAAGCTGGTTGGCGCCGACCGCGAAAGCTCGCAGCGTGACCTGTACGACGCCATCGAACGCGGCGATTTCCCGCGCTGGAAGATGTATGTGCAGGTAATGCCTGAGAAGGAGGCTGCGAGCTACCGATACAACCCGTTCGACCTGACCAAGGTCTGGCCGCACGGGGACTATCCGCTGATCGAGGTGGGCTACTTCGAGCTCAACCGTAACCCGGCGAACTACTTCGCCGAGGTCGAACAGTCCGCCTTCAGCCCGGCGAACATCGTCCCCGGTATCGGCTTCTCGCCGGACAGGATGCTCCAGGGCCGCCTGTTCTCCTACGGCGATGCGCACCGCTACCGCCTGGGCGTGAACCACCACCAGATCCCGGTGAACGCTGCGCGCAACAACCCGCGCATCTATCACCGCGACGGCGCCATGCGCGTGGATGGCAACAACGGCGACATGACCGTCACCTACGAGCCGAACAGCTTCAACCAGTGGCAGGAGCAGCCGGACTACTCCGAGCCGCCGCTGACCCTGGAAGGCAGCGCCGATCACTGGAACCACCGCGTCGACGATGACTACTACAGCCAGCCCGCTGCACTGTTCCGCCTGTTCGATGACGCCCAGCGGCAGCGCCTGTACGAGAACATCGCCGGTGACATGGCGGGCGTTCCGGAGGTTATCCAGCGTCGTCAGCTCGCTCTGTTCTTCAACATCGATCCGGCCTACGGTGAAGGCGTCGCCAAGGCGCTGGGCCTGAAGCTGGACTAA
- the bfr gene encoding bacterioferritin, with protein MQGHAEVIDYLNTLLTGELAARDQYFIHSRMYEDWGFTKLYERLNHEMEEETQHADALLRRILLLEGTPRMRPDDIHPGKTVPEMLEADLKLERHVRAALAKGIALCEKHKDFVTRDILRVQLTDTEEDHAYWLEQQLGLIQKMGLENYLQSQI; from the coding sequence ATGCAAGGCCATGCCGAGGTTATCGATTATCTCAACACGCTGCTGACCGGTGAGCTGGCCGCTCGCGACCAGTACTTCATCCATTCGCGCATGTACGAGGACTGGGGCTTCACCAAGCTCTACGAGCGCCTCAACCACGAAATGGAAGAGGAAACCCAGCACGCCGACGCCCTGCTGCGTCGCATCCTGCTGCTCGAAGGCACTCCGCGCATGCGCCCGGACGACATCCACCCGGGCAAGACCGTGCCGGAGATGCTGGAAGCCGACCTCAAGCTGGAGCGTCACGTACGCGCCGCCCTGGCCAAGGGCATCGCCCTGTGCGAGAAGCACAAGGACTTCGTCACCCGCGACATCCTGCGCGTGCAGCTGACCGATACCGAGGAAGACCACGCCTACTGGCTGGAGCAGCAGCTCGGTCTGATCCAGAAGATGGGCCTGGAGAACTATCTGCAGTCGCAGATCTGA
- the uvrA gene encoding excinuclease ABC subunit UvrA — MDKILIRGARTHNLKNIDLTLPRDKLIVITGLSGSGKSSLAFDTLYAEGQRRYVESLSAYARQFLSMMEKPDVDTIEGLSPAISIEQKSTSHNPRSTVGTITEIYDYLRLLYARVGIPRCPDHDIPLEAQTVSQMVDQVLALPEGRKLMLLAPVIRERKGEHLAVFEEMRAQGFVRARVDGKLYELDEVPKLDKKLKHSIDIVVDRFKVRGDLQQRLAESFETAINLADGIALVAPMDDEEGEEMIFSARFACPICGHSISELEPKLFSFNNPAGACPTCDGLGVKQFFDARRVVNGELTLAEGAIRGWDRRNVYYFQMLGSLAGHFGFSLEEPFQDLDPDHQKFILNGSGRENVEFRYLNDRGDIVKRAHPFEGILPNLERRYRETESATVREELAKFLSTQPCPDCHGTRLRREARHVWVGDKTLPAITSMPVGTACEYAESLTLTGRRGEIASKILKEIRERLQFLVNVGLDYLTLDRSADTLSGGEAQRIRLASQIGAGLVGVMYILDEPSIGLHQRDNERLLGTLTHLRNLGNTVIVVEHDEDAIRLADYVVDIGPGAGVHGGQIVAEGTPQQVMDHPDSVTGAYLSGRTKIVVPAERTPRNKKQLLKLKGARGNNLQNVNLEIPVGLFTCITGVSGSGKSTLINNTLFPITATALNGATTLEVAPYDSFDGLQHLDKVVDIDQSPIGRTPRSNPATYTGLFTPIRELFAGVPEARSRGYGPGRFSFNVKGGRCEACQGDGVIKVEMHFLPDIYVPCDVCKGKRYNRETLEVRYKGKSITEVLDMTIEDARAFFDAVPAIARKLQTLMDVGLSYIKLGQSATTLSGGEAQRVKLSRELSKRDTGKTLYILDEPTTGLHFADIQQLLDVLHRLRDHGNTVVVIEHNLDVIKTADWLVDLGPEGGSKGGQIIATGTPEQVAELAVSHTGHFLKPLLERDRA; from the coding sequence GTGGACAAGATCCTCATCCGTGGGGCACGTACCCACAACCTGAAGAACATCGACCTGACCCTGCCGCGCGACAAGCTGATCGTGATCACCGGCCTGTCCGGTTCCGGCAAATCTTCCCTGGCCTTCGACACGCTCTACGCCGAAGGCCAGCGCCGCTACGTGGAATCCCTGTCGGCCTATGCCCGGCAGTTCCTCTCGATGATGGAAAAGCCCGACGTCGACACCATCGAAGGCCTGTCGCCGGCGATTTCCATCGAGCAGAAATCCACCTCCCACAACCCGCGTTCCACCGTGGGCACCATCACCGAGATCTACGACTACCTGCGCCTGCTCTATGCACGCGTGGGTATTCCGCGCTGCCCGGACCACGACATCCCGCTGGAAGCGCAGACCGTCAGCCAGATGGTCGACCAGGTGCTGGCGCTGCCCGAAGGCCGCAAGCTGATGCTGCTGGCTCCGGTGATCCGCGAGCGCAAGGGCGAGCACCTGGCGGTGTTCGAGGAGATGCGCGCCCAGGGCTTCGTCCGTGCCCGCGTCGACGGCAAGCTCTACGAACTGGATGAAGTGCCCAAGCTGGACAAGAAGCTCAAGCACTCCATCGACATCGTGGTCGACCGCTTCAAGGTGCGTGGCGACCTGCAGCAGCGCCTGGCGGAGTCCTTCGAGACGGCGATCAATCTGGCAGACGGCATCGCGCTCGTGGCGCCGATGGACGATGAAGAAGGCGAAGAGATGATCTTCTCCGCCCGCTTCGCCTGCCCGATCTGCGGCCATTCCATCAGCGAGCTGGAACCCAAGCTGTTCTCCTTCAACAACCCGGCCGGCGCCTGCCCGACCTGCGATGGCCTGGGCGTGAAGCAGTTCTTCGACGCGCGCCGGGTGGTCAACGGCGAGCTGACCCTGGCCGAGGGCGCGATCCGTGGCTGGGACCGACGCAACGTCTACTACTTCCAGATGCTCGGCTCGCTGGCCGGGCACTTCGGCTTCAGCCTGGAAGAACCGTTCCAGGACCTCGATCCGGACCACCAGAAGTTCATCCTCAACGGCTCCGGCCGCGAGAACGTCGAGTTCCGCTACCTCAACGACCGTGGCGACATCGTCAAGCGCGCCCACCCGTTCGAGGGCATCCTGCCGAACCTGGAGCGCCGCTACCGCGAGACCGAGTCGGCCACCGTGCGCGAGGAGCTGGCCAAGTTCCTCAGCACCCAGCCCTGCCCGGACTGCCACGGCACCCGCCTGCGCCGCGAGGCACGTCATGTGTGGGTGGGCGACAAGACCCTGCCGGCGATCACCTCGATGCCAGTGGGCACCGCCTGTGAGTACGCCGAGAGCCTGACCCTGACCGGCCGCCGCGGCGAGATCGCCTCGAAGATCCTCAAGGAGATTCGCGAGCGCCTGCAATTCCTGGTCAACGTCGGCCTCGACTACCTGACCCTGGACCGCAGCGCCGACACCCTGTCCGGCGGCGAGGCCCAGCGCATCCGCCTGGCCAGCCAGATCGGCGCCGGCCTGGTGGGCGTCATGTACATCCTCGACGAGCCTTCCATCGGCCTGCACCAGCGTGACAACGAGCGCCTGCTGGGCACCCTCACCCACCTGCGCAACCTGGGCAACACGGTGATCGTGGTCGAGCACGACGAGGACGCCATCCGCCTCGCCGACTATGTCGTCGACATCGGCCCCGGCGCCGGTGTGCACGGCGGACAGATCGTCGCCGAGGGCACACCGCAACAGGTCATGGACCATCCGGACTCGGTCACCGGCGCCTACCTGTCCGGCCGCACCAAGATCGTCGTGCCCGCCGAGCGCACTCCGCGCAACAAGAAGCAATTGCTCAAGCTCAAGGGCGCGCGCGGCAACAACCTGCAGAACGTCAACCTGGAAATCCCGGTCGGCCTGTTCACCTGCATCACCGGCGTGTCCGGCTCGGGCAAGTCGACGCTGATCAACAACACCCTGTTCCCGATCACCGCTACTGCGCTGAACGGCGCCACCACGCTGGAGGTCGCGCCCTACGATTCGTTCGACGGCCTGCAGCACCTGGACAAGGTGGTGGACATCGACCAGAGCCCGATCGGCCGCACTCCGCGCTCCAACCCGGCGACCTACACCGGGCTGTTCACGCCGATCCGCGAGTTGTTCGCCGGCGTGCCGGAAGCCCGCTCGCGCGGCTACGGTCCGGGGCGTTTCTCGTTCAACGTCAAGGGAGGCCGCTGCGAGGCCTGCCAGGGCGACGGCGTGATCAAGGTGGAAATGCACTTCCTGCCGGACATCTACGTCCCCTGCGACGTCTGCAAGGGCAAGCGCTACAACCGCGAGACCCTGGAAGTCCGCTACAAGGGCAAGAGCATCACCGAAGTGCTGGACATGACCATCGAGGACGCCCGAGCGTTCTTCGACGCCGTGCCGGCCATCGCCCGCAAGCTGCAGACACTGATGGACGTCGGCCTGTCGTACATCAAGCTCGGCCAGAGCGCGACCACGCTGTCCGGTGGTGAGGCGCAACGGGTGAAGCTGTCCCGCGAGTTGTCCAAGCGCGATACCGGCAAGACCCTGTACATCCTCGACGAGCCGACCACCGGCCTGCACTTCGCGGATATCCAGCAACTGCTCGACGTGCTGCACCGCCTGCGCGACCACGGCAACACCGTGGTGGTGATCGAGCACAACCTGGATGTGATCAAGACCGCCGACTGGCTGGTCGACCTCGGTCCCGAGGGCGGCTCCAAGGGCGGCCAGATCATCGCCACCGGCACACCGGAGCAGGTCGCGGAGCTGGCGGTGTCGCACACCGGGCACTTCCTCAAGCCACTGCTGGAGCGCGATCGGGCCTGA